A stretch of the Thermodesulfobacteriota bacterium genome encodes the following:
- a CDS encoding PEP/pyruvate-binding domain-containing protein, which yields MADADRQTRISFWYEELVGGDFPLVGKKNANLGEMMKAGIRVSPGFALTLHANELFLEETGIKEELGAYLATLGEV from the coding sequence ATGGCTGACGCTGATCGGCAGACGAGGATCTCCTTCTGGTACGAAGAGCTCGTTGGGGGCGATTTCCCCCTGGTGGGGAAGAAGAACGCCAACCTCGGCGAGATGATGAAGGCGGGGATCCGGGTGAGCCCGGGCTTTGCCCTGACGCTGCACGCCAACGAGCTCTTCCTGGAGGAGACCGGGATCAAGGAAGAGCTCGGCGCGTACCTCGCCACCCTGGGGGAGGTGA
- a CDS encoding PEP-utilizing enzyme: MSTKFLDPHDVPTIPGTEGWERMYPYHYQFTTDDPARAEFESSQLWFYDGLHYPEPHYPFDLIWDEAWFLALSQNNTRTFLVPPALGIDHRIVNGHVYITPVGVPDPEEVGRRVPTFLKRAGYYYENWDRLYEDWKVKVVKLLGELDEVSFRPLPEVEDESIVFENKGIGSGYHLLTQYDDLIHKGLMIWQYHFEFLNLGYAAYVTFINTANQIFPDIPISTLTKMVSGIDVVMYKPDSELIRLAKLAIETRVDGVLLQQHDAAAAMAELAKTNEGKYWLDELEKARYPWFYISTGTGWYHHHKSWNDDLNIPFASIRMHIDALKAGKPVGRPTQKLIEERERLIQEYRDLISSDEDRQAFDQGLAVSQRVFPYVEDHLFYVEHWFHSIFWNKVRQVADILVGAGFLKDREDIWYLKRGEIRDALWDHVTSWATGTRARGPSYWPKEIEWRRGVMKKFQEWTPPPALGTPPDTVTEPFSIVLWGVTTNVLKNWLKGVEAATGASGEELAGSPGSSGIVEGRARVIRDVKDLALLQEGEILVATTTSPSWAPAFTKIAGCVTDVGGAMCHAAIVCREYGLPTVVGTGRGTSVIKNGDLIRIDGDQGSVTIVERAA, from the coding sequence ATGAGCACCAAGTTCCTCGATCCCCACGACGTCCCGACGATCCCCGGAACCGAGGGCTGGGAACGGATGTACCCGTACCACTACCAGTTCACCACGGACGACCCGGCGCGGGCCGAGTTCGAGAGCAGTCAGCTCTGGTTCTACGACGGGCTCCACTACCCCGAGCCCCACTACCCCTTCGACCTGATCTGGGACGAGGCGTGGTTCCTGGCCCTTTCCCAGAACAACACCCGCACCTTCCTCGTGCCGCCGGCGCTCGGCATCGACCACCGCATCGTCAACGGCCATGTGTACATCACCCCCGTGGGGGTCCCCGATCCCGAGGAGGTGGGCCGCCGGGTGCCCACGTTCCTCAAGCGCGCGGGGTACTACTACGAGAACTGGGACCGGCTCTACGAGGACTGGAAGGTGAAGGTCGTGAAGCTCCTGGGCGAGCTCGACGAGGTGAGCTTCCGTCCGCTCCCCGAAGTGGAGGACGAGAGCATCGTCTTCGAGAACAAGGGGATCGGCAGCGGCTACCACCTGCTGACCCAGTACGACGACCTCATCCACAAGGGGCTCATGATCTGGCAGTACCACTTCGAGTTCCTCAACCTCGGCTATGCCGCCTACGTGACCTTCATCAACACGGCCAACCAGATCTTCCCCGACATCCCCATCTCCACCCTCACGAAGATGGTGTCGGGCATCGACGTGGTGATGTACAAGCCCGACTCGGAGCTCATCCGGCTGGCGAAGCTCGCCATCGAGACCCGGGTGGACGGCGTGCTCCTCCAGCAGCACGACGCCGCGGCCGCCATGGCCGAGCTCGCCAAGACCAACGAGGGCAAGTACTGGCTCGACGAGCTGGAGAAGGCCCGCTACCCCTGGTTCTACATCTCCACGGGCACCGGCTGGTACCACCACCACAAGTCCTGGAACGACGACCTCAACATCCCGTTTGCGTCGATCCGCATGCACATCGACGCCCTCAAGGCGGGCAAGCCCGTGGGGCGGCCCACGCAGAAGCTCATCGAGGAGCGCGAGCGCCTCATCCAGGAGTACCGAGACCTCATCTCCTCCGACGAAGACCGGCAGGCCTTCGACCAGGGGCTCGCGGTGTCCCAGCGGGTCTTCCCCTACGTGGAGGATCACCTCTTCTACGTGGAGCACTGGTTCCACAGCATCTTCTGGAACAAGGTGCGCCAGGTGGCCGACATCCTGGTGGGGGCGGGGTTCCTGAAGGACCGGGAGGACATCTGGTACCTCAAGCGGGGCGAGATCCGCGACGCCCTCTGGGACCACGTGACGAGCTGGGCCACGGGCACCCGGGCCCGGGGCCCCTCCTACTGGCCCAAGGAGATCGAGTGGCGCCGGGGCGTGATGAAGAAGTTCCAGGAGTGGACGCCTCCGCCGGCGCTGGGCACGCCCCCCGACACCGTCACCGAGCCCTTCAGCATCGTGCTCTGGGGCGTAACCACCAACGTGCTCAAGAACTGGCTCAAGGGGGTGGAGGCCGCTACCGGCGCTTCGGGCGAAGAGCTCGCGGGCTCCCCGGGTTCCTCGGGCATCGTGGAGGGCCGGGCGCGGGTGATCCGCGACGTGAAGGACCTGGCGCTCTTGCAGGAGGGCGAGATCCTGGTGGCCACCACCACCTCGCCGAGCTGGGCGCCCGCCTTCACCAAGATCGCCGGCTGCGTCACCGACGTGGGCGGCGCCATGTGCCACGCCGCCATCGTGTGCCGTGAGTACGGCCTGCCTACGGTGGTGGGCACGGGCCGGGGCACCTCGGTCATCAAAAACGGCGATCTGATCCGCATCGACGGGGACCAGGGCTCCGTGACCATCGTGGAGCGCGCGGCCTGA
- a CDS encoding AMP-binding protein, translating to MQLDAREYWNPMLETLDPEATRALQLRKFRRVVSWVYEKSRLYRRKYEAAGIRPEDIRTWEDVARVPLSAKDDYRCQGIDPFPYGDTLCVPLEEVTEFRQTSGTTGTPVYQPDTWADWEWWSECWATILWAQGFRPSDRVFIPFGYNIFVAYWAGHYAAEKIGCEVVPGGILGTRERLMKMKELRTTAFMATPTYVLGMAESARKELGADPREWGIQKILCAGEPGALVPSTKRRMEEAWGCPVCDHVGATEVGAWSFECRHRPAGLHVNEAMFLVELLELDSDTEVTRPGVPGRIVITSFDRQAQPCVRFDTKDVSMWADRTCGCGRTWRILDQGVHGRVDHITKVKGVLFSPIAAEEAVRSFPELEGEFEIEVEKRGDLDHIRLKVEMPPAASQGQREELLTRLGSALRVKTQLNFELVPVELGSLPRYALKAKRFHDRRKEA from the coding sequence ATGCAGCTCGACGCGCGCGAATACTGGAACCCGATGCTGGAGACCCTGGACCCGGAGGCGACCCGGGCCCTCCAGCTGCGCAAATTTCGCCGGGTGGTTTCTTGGGTGTACGAGAAGAGCCGCCTCTACCGCCGCAAGTACGAGGCGGCGGGGATCCGGCCCGAGGACATCCGCACCTGGGAGGACGTGGCGCGGGTGCCCCTGAGTGCGAAGGACGACTACCGGTGCCAGGGGATCGACCCCTTCCCCTATGGGGATACCCTGTGCGTGCCCCTGGAGGAGGTCACGGAGTTTCGCCAGACCAGCGGGACGACCGGGACCCCGGTCTACCAGCCCGATACCTGGGCGGACTGGGAGTGGTGGAGCGAGTGCTGGGCCACCATCCTGTGGGCCCAGGGATTTCGGCCCTCGGACCGGGTGTTCATCCCCTTCGGCTACAACATCTTCGTGGCCTACTGGGCGGGCCACTACGCGGCGGAGAAGATCGGCTGCGAGGTGGTGCCGGGGGGGATCCTGGGTACCCGGGAACGTCTGATGAAGATGAAGGAGCTTCGCACCACCGCCTTCATGGCCACCCCCACCTACGTCCTCGGCATGGCCGAGAGCGCCCGCAAGGAGCTCGGCGCCGACCCGCGGGAGTGGGGCATCCAAAAGATCCTCTGCGCCGGGGAGCCGGGGGCGCTGGTCCCCAGCACCAAGCGGCGCATGGAGGAGGCCTGGGGCTGCCCTGTGTGCGACCACGTGGGGGCCACCGAGGTGGGGGCGTGGTCCTTCGAGTGCCGCCACCGGCCCGCGGGGCTCCACGTCAACGAGGCCATGTTCCTGGTGGAGCTCCTGGAGCTCGACTCCGACACCGAGGTCACCCGGCCCGGGGTGCCCGGGCGCATCGTCATCACCTCCTTCGACCGGCAGGCCCAGCCCTGCGTGCGCTTCGACACCAAGGACGTCTCCATGTGGGCCGACCGGACCTGCGGCTGCGGGCGCACCTGGCGGATCCTGGATCAGGGAGTCCACGGCCGCGTGGACCACATCACCAAGGTCAAGGGAGTGCTCTTCTCCCCCATCGCCGCGGAGGAGGCGGTGCGGTCCTTCCCGGAGCTCGAAGGCGAGTTCGAGATCGAGGTGGAGAAGCGCGGCGACCTCGACCACATCCGGCTCAAGGTGGAGATGCCGCCGGCCGCCTCCCAGGGGCAGCGCGAAGAGCTCCTGACGCGGCTGGGCAGCGCCCTTCGGGTGAAGACCCAGCTCAACTTCGAGCTCGTGCCGGTGGAACTCGGCAGCCTCCCGCGCTACGCGCTGAAGGCGAAGCGGTTCCATGACCGGAGAAAGGAGGCGTAA